From Mytilus edulis chromosome 8, xbMytEdul2.2, whole genome shotgun sequence, one genomic window encodes:
- the LOC139486498 gene encoding uncharacterized protein, translating to MSKKRNSSQSTLSPIKKKINTSSRSPKLHITPSITEPCVVLSTYENAVSHMEIIGEENAGCPVTVHFFPRNLQDVYQKNIDRDSYTINNMTFPLSINGQENQIIHEMNLKLPLTGTLKEVMELTDVCFDSLSKLRWFPKAKNKDEHWKIIEEPALIQLPNENSLLDTTMGCLLQQMSESIQTAYVNGMSHRQAVQAWNKVLSLIWLHPSETGKRRQCIVGEAKHLIDFYSCKLRYSLRSNKGCNQHFDNDIGSDNFDSDVKYGENAMTNNQYTQAVHQHDQDVYEKCKSLLPKIVSKSPDLVIWDEDCTMVPKCICVVEIKSELEKYHQHRTERQVVEYMLCHLHFQSKILGVLVLSSGFKLYKAVKNKSTKRIRIIQSQFSIVDDSKEDNFRTDIFKKFIHHLVAACEDISNDNAIF from the exons cctAGCATCACAGAGCCGTGTGTGGTACTTTCAACATATGAGAATGCTGTATCTCATATggaaataattggtgaagaaaatgCAGGTTGTCCAGTGACTGTTCATTTCTTCCCAAGAAATCTTCAAGATGTGTATCAAAAGAACATAGACAGAGATTCATATACTATCAATAATATGACATTCCCACTTTCAATTAATGGACAGGAAAATCAAATCATTCATGAAATGAATTTGAAATTACCACTTACAGGAACATTGAAAGAAGTAATGGAATTGACAGATGTGTGTTTTGACTCCTTATCTAAACTCAGATGGTTTCCGAAAGCAAAAAATAAAGATGAACATTGGAAAATAATTGAAG AGCCGGCTCTAATTCAGTTGCCTAACGAAAACAGTTTACTTGATACAACTATGGGATGTCTTCTCCAACAGATGAGTGAAAGCATTCAAACTGCTTATGTGAATGGAATGTCTCATCGTCAAGCTGTACAAGCTTGGAACAAAGTATTATCTTTAATATGGCTACATCCATCAGAAACAGGAAAACGAAGACAATGTATTGTAGGGGAAGCAAAACACCTCATAGACTTCTATAGCTGTAAATTGAGATACAGTCTTCGATCAAATAAAGGTTGTAACCAACATTTTGACAATGATATTGGCAGTGACAATTTTGATTCAGATGTCAAATATGGTGAAAATGCAATGACTAATAATCAGTATACACAGGCAGTTCATCAGCATGATCAGGATGTGTATGAGAAGTGTAAAAGTTTACTGCCAAAAATTGTTTCTAAAAGTCCTGACTTAGTTATCTGGGATGAAGATTGCACAATGGTTCCTAAATGCATATGTGTTGTAGAAATTAAATCAGAATTAGAAAAGTATCATCAACACAGGACAGAACGACAGGTGGTTGAATACATGCTTTGTCATTTACATTTCCAGTCTAAAATACTTGGTGTTCTTGTATTGTCATCAGGTTTCAAGTTGTACAAGGCAGTAAAAAATAAGAGTacaaaaagaataagaataattcAAAGCCAATTTTCTATTGTGGATGATTCTAAAGAAGATAATTTTAGGACTGATATTTTCAAAAAGTTCATCCATCACTTGGTTGCAGCTTGTGAAGACATTAGCAACGATAATGCCATATTTTAA
- the LOC139484472 gene encoding C3 and PZP-like alpha-2-macroglobulin domain-containing protein 8 has translation MASRDANVYLSSSAIMDSAMPFYDINFGAYTNTKTMLVRRTDDNLFPKPFATTWDTVIDRHRLNYEEFRDFWVSWDGGIIKHGRGSVIGVDIIGEWADSDPFPVSSIGVLNSYKTEGDWIIHTTGNYAGKHLKYR, from the coding sequence ATGGCTAGCAGAGAtgcaaatgtatatttatcaagcTCTGCCATTATGGATAGCGCAATGCCATTCTACGACATTAATTTTGGTGCATATACTAACACCAAAACAATGCTGGTACGACGCACTGATGATAATTTATTCCCAAAACCATTTGCAACAACTTGGGATACTGTAATCGATCGTCATCGTCTAAACTATGAGGAGTTCAGAGATTTCTGGGTGAGTTGGGATGGAGGAATTATAAAACATGGAAGAGGATCGGTAATTGGAGTTGATATTATTGGTGAATGGGCAGATTCAGACCCGTTCCCAGTAAGCAGTATTGGCgttttaaacagttataaaactGAAGGCGACTGGATAATACACACTACTGGTAATTATGCAGGAAAACACCTTAAATATAGATAA